In one Tripterygium wilfordii isolate XIE 37 chromosome 22, ASM1340144v1, whole genome shotgun sequence genomic region, the following are encoded:
- the LOC119990670 gene encoding general transcription factor IIH subunit 3-like isoform X9 yields the protein MQVLAFLNSILLLNQLNQVVVIATGYSSCGYIYDSSSATNMSNENGRMPALYSSLLWSLEEFLNKDEKLSKREPEGKIASSLLSGSLSLALCYVQRVFRSGPLNPQARVSIELIFECNSLSTYYLRIMSADILLVPYPAHRGRLVHESCLPYIPCWIDRVCYGLAVCIDFSFFTSLLKYINKTPCSVSVSVFLSLLLFLSIFVLSLFFPLPSFSHVF from the exons ATGCAG GTTCTTGCATTTCTGAACTCGATCTTGCTCTTAAATCAACTTAACCAAGTGGTAGTTATTGCCACGGGGTATAGCTCCTGTgggtatatatatgattcatctTCAGCGACAAATATGAGCAATGAAAATGGGAGAATGCCAGCCCTCTATTCCAGTTTGTTGTGGAGTTTGGAAGAGTTTCTAAACAAAGATGAGAAATTGAGTAAGAGAGAGCCTGAGGGGAAGATTGCATCTTCGCTGCTGTCTGGGTCACTTTCCTTAGCTCTTTGTT ATGTACAGAGGGTTTTCCGTTCTGGACCGCTCAATCCACAGGCCCGAGTAAGTATTGAATTAATATTCGAATgtaacagtctctccacatattatttgAGGATAATGTCTGCAGATATCCTGCTTGTGCCCTACCCCGCCCATCGCGGGAgacttgtgcacgagagttgtttaccttataTACCATGTTGGATTGATCGCGTATGTTATGGGCTTGCAGTTtgcattgatttttctttttttacttccCTTTTGAAATATATTAACAAAACTCCATGTTCTGTCTCCGTCTCTGTCTTTCTTTCGCTGCTTTTATTTCTCTCTATTTTTGtattgtctttgttctttccTCTTCCGTCTTTCTCTCACGTATTTTGA
- the LOC119990670 gene encoding general transcription and DNA repair factor IIH subunit TFB4-like isoform X1 — MASARSKFYADDASLLMVLLDTNPFFWSTSSLAFSQFLSHVLAFLNSILLLNQLNQVVVIATGYSSCGYIYDSSSATNMSNENGRMPALYSSLLWSLEEFLNKDEKLSKREPEGKIASSLLSGSLSLALCYVQRVFRSGPLNPQARVSIELIFECNSLSTYYLRIMSADILLVPYPAHRGRLVHESCLPYIPCWIDRVCYGLAVCIDFSFFTSLLKYINKTPCSVSVSVFLSLLLFLSIFVLSLFFPLPSFSHVF; from the exons ATGGCTTCAGCCCGATCAAAATTTTATGCAG ATGATGCTAGCCTTTTAATGGTTCTATTAGACACAAATCCATTCTTCTGGAGCACATCATCTCTTGCTTTCTCTCAGTTTCTCTCTCAT GTTCTTGCATTTCTGAACTCGATCTTGCTCTTAAATCAACTTAACCAAGTGGTAGTTATTGCCACGGGGTATAGCTCCTGTgggtatatatatgattcatctTCAGCGACAAATATGAGCAATGAAAATGGGAGAATGCCAGCCCTCTATTCCAGTTTGTTGTGGAGTTTGGAAGAGTTTCTAAACAAAGATGAGAAATTGAGTAAGAGAGAGCCTGAGGGGAAGATTGCATCTTCGCTGCTGTCTGGGTCACTTTCCTTAGCTCTTTGTT ATGTACAGAGGGTTTTCCGTTCTGGACCGCTCAATCCACAGGCCCGAGTAAGTATTGAATTAATATTCGAATgtaacagtctctccacatattatttgAGGATAATGTCTGCAGATATCCTGCTTGTGCCCTACCCCGCCCATCGCGGGAgacttgtgcacgagagttgtttaccttataTACCATGTTGGATTGATCGCGTATGTTATGGGCTTGCAGTTtgcattgatttttctttttttacttccCTTTTGAAATATATTAACAAAACTCCATGTTCTGTCTCCGTCTCTGTCTTTCTTTCGCTGCTTTTATTTCTCTCTATTTTTGtattgtctttgttctttccTCTTCCGTCTTTCTCTCACGTATTTTGA